GGTGGAACTTCAAGGTGTATTTGACTCTAAATCTGAAGTATTTCCTCAGATATGAAATTGATACAACAGCTTGTCAGGATATGCAGTAGAGTCAGACCCTTAGATTATTCAAGACAAAACTCAACACAATGAGATTTTCATTCTAGATATATTATTTGCTAtctatcattgttttttttattattattgttatggctttttccaaatgtcttaatctttaaaatattttttttactttatagCTTTTAttggtgtgtttatttctgttatttggtgttattgtttttgttgtttttaatgcatgacTCAcgccatgtttttgtttttaatgcatgagGGGTAATGCGTAAAAAGTTTATTGCCATTATTACAGTCAGACAAAATGACAAGTCAGGATGTGCTCaatggcatgtttttttgtcatttttatgttcttAGTTAGGTAAAAAGGACAAAACTACTGTCTGCTGGTGGTTGTCACCTTCTTGTCACTGTTCTTTGATTCAGCTTGTTGTGCACAATGTGTTCCACCCATCTCTGCaccctgtgatgtcacttcaCCGTTGGTGGTTTTTCATGTAGCAGACGGCCAGCTCGGGATATTTAGTGCTTTTGAGTGCCATCGCAGTGTGGCCTCATGCATATCTGATTCTGCTGTAAACAGTGGAACCCGATGCACTCCCACCATACTGCCAGCCCTCAATCTCGTATTTGTTGCGATCACTTCTTGTGTCCTTTCAGTGACACTGAGGAAACGGAGGACTCATTCTTGGGAGCAGTGCCTTGAACcatggggtgggtgggggaggtgggcaGCCATGTTTGAAGCAAAGAATTCACTCTTGAGCAGTCTAACTCACTTATCGAGACAGTGCTCTGTTTCTGCATGCTCATGAGTCGAACACCGTGTGGTGACAGACAGGTGACACCGACAACTGACTCAGCTAAGGGCTCGTGAGCCGATTGTCACCTGCCTGTGTTGCCAGGAACGGTTGAGGAGTAGGAAAGCTGTTGGTTTTTGGGGAAGGTCtttgggaaaaatgtttttaggcCCGCAGTGCCCTTTTTGACTGAGGAGGTAAAAATGTGAATGGTCTACTTTCTGTTgcgttttgtttgttttctcagctgGAAACCATGTCTCCTGGAAGCCTCCTCATTATAGGTCCCAGGGCATGTGCTGGAGCCCTGCAGCCCTGTACAGCACTGACCCTGCAAAGGGGGACTGTAGACCCAGGGATTGTAGGGCTCATTATGCTCGGAGCTCTGGATAACCAGCCGTTAAAACCCTAATAATTCCTGATTTTTCCCTGCCACATTCTGCACTACTTGAGATATACACTCTCTTCCTGTTGTTCTGAAGTAAATTGTCTCCGTGTTCATTTCTTAaacttttggggaaaaaagaagttACTTTCCTAGGACCTTGACCTAACGTGTTCATTTGCATATAAAATTGATTTGGACTGTTTTAGAAGTTAGTGATGACAGAAGGCTTTAATGAATGCAAATTAAACCCTGTTGCTTTCGGAGGGCTCAGCTGCcaatccctccccctcccctgtttCATGTAGGTTCTTTGTCCCAGTATCTTCTCAGTCCACCAGAATTTACTTGCTGAGGGGACTGCTCAATGCCAGTGTAAACCTGGAGTTCAGAGGAGACCTGCTGACGTCCTGGGAAACCGTTAGAGCTGGTAGAGTTCATGCCTTGCAGATCGTTGTCAGGTTCAGCACCAGGCCACGTGTGACTCAGCCTGACCCTGTGGCTGTGATAATGAGTTCCCTCCTGCCCATCCTACACAGCTCCAGTGTGCCGATTAGGACTTCTTTTTACACAAGCAAGTAGAATGGACCTTCTCCAGGAAATCTGAGTCCATGAGCACCTGAAGGTTCTACTCTGCCAGTCCAAAGCATGGCAGTCTCTAGCTGTCAGTGACAGTGTTCTCCAACACCTGTCTTACTGTGAGGGGTCTGAGTCGTTAAGGCATCACAATGAGACGTACTGCCTTTGTGTTATTATTGCTGAATGCAAACTAACCTGTGAGCCAGTGTCCCTGTGTTTTCTACAGGTCCTATTTACAGATATGTTTTTAAGcccatgtaaatgtaactttgAAAGGCAGGTCACCTTCATTTAGctcatttcacattcaaactgaaatgtggTGATGAATTAAGATGATTTACAGACATGTCAAATCTCTCAATCTGGGGGTGATCAGGTGCTCAGGGGTGTTTCACCACATTCTTTGGGTAAAACTATGATTCATTTGTTCTCCTGTAGAAATCTAAGCAAAGATGggataggatttttttttttttgttgttgttattgacTGCTTCTCCCTGCAATTAGATATCTAACAAGGCATTATATTCAAGTAGAAATTAGCGTAATATCCCTTCTCAATCATGCTGTTTTTGGATAGATGATACAAGATCAACCTGCATTTAGCGCTCTTCTGTACCTCAACAAATGAGAGGCACACAATGAAACATGTAGACGAGCACTGAGGctacaaaaaagagaagaatacacatttttgttaaCTGAGATCAAGCACTTCTTAAATGTAGAATATTTCACCACGTAGTCATGCGTAGCATtgatcatttcatttaaaatgataccAAAACATTCTAGCTAAACAAAGACTGAGAACTGATATAGTCATGTAAGGTTTAGGTTCAACTCACAGGTGGTCGGACCTAactaattttatttctgtaactaATTATTTTGTATACTTTTcccaaaaagaaacattcaggGAAATTTTCATGGAATTTGAAGGGGATGAGGTTAGTTTAGTAATAGAGTTCCTGTGGAAGGCTCACAGGTTTTCTGGTATTCAGATATGTTAAAGGCTGGAAGCTTGTGAAGAGAAGGCAAGATCTGTACCAGATCACCATTGACTGTATCCAACCCTGTGCTCTTTGGTAGGACCTGATGGCATGTTAAAGGGCGTGGCTGGGCGAGGAGGCAGAGCCAGCCGGGCCTGAAGAAcggagtggggggaggggaggaggacgaccagggctgagagagagagacatgggcCAGTGCGTCACCAAGTGCAAGAACCCATCATCCTCGCTCGGCAGCAAGAGTGGAGACAAGGATCCAGGGAGCAAGTCCCATCACAAGAAGGGGGGAGGCGGCGGCGGAGGAGGTGGAGGCAGCAAGGAGGAGCCAGGCCCGGTGAGCGGGAAGGCCTCCAGTGACCTGCTGGCCAACGGCACCAAGACGATGGAGGTGACAGCAGAGACGCCGGTGATCCCGGCACTTGCGGCAGAAGCGCGCAAAGACGAGCTGATGGCCAACGGCGAGGAGTTTTCCCTGCTCCGCATCGAGGAGCTCTTCAGCTGCTACAAGGACGAGCAGGACGACGCCATCCTGGAGGAGGGCATGGAGCGCTTCTGCAACGACCTGTGCGTGGACCCCGCTGAGTTCCGCGTGCTCCTGCTGGCCTGGAAGTTCCAGGCTGCAACCATGTGCAAGTTTACAAGGTGAGAACGACTGAGGCTTGGGAAACTGGAAAGGGCTTGGGAGGAGTGGGAGTGTGATGTTGAGAAGTAAGGATTTTGGGGACTGAGATATGGCAAAACAGGAGATTTTGGAAAGGGGCCTGTAACAGGACCTGTTCCTGCAGACATTTTTGCCAGTGATTTCTCTTTGAACCCCAGCTAAACTTGTCTGTATAGATATCCGTTGTATCAAGTGATAACGGTTGTACGAAGATGTAATCTCCCTTGAAGCTCAAATTACACGCATGAACACAATTTGAAATTTGTTGATCACCGTGTCTGAATAAGCATTGTCATTGTATACTGGTGACCCCTAAAGtcagcataaaaaaacacattattgcaACTCATCAGGCATATATGAGTTGCTCAGATTGCATTAGGGAGATGCGGCTGTCCTCCATTGGGAATATTGGGAGGATTGCATGTACTGGCTCAGCACTCCTGCATGTGAACGCAGGGGTCGTTGCAGTGGAACCAGACTAACGGACATTTGCTTTTTCCGAAAACGGGGAACAATGCTGGGGTTACATCAAAACCCCAAGGCATCTGAATATTGTAACTCTCACACCAAGGTAGATAGGCAGAAGAATTCTGCAGCAAAGGCATTCTAGACAGGAAGCACTGAAGTCTGCACTAAGCAGATGGGGAGCTGCATTTAAGATCCTCGGCGAAATCCATGCAGGAGAAGAAATCAATGTGGACTGAAACGGACTAATGTGTTAAAATTTTtatgtggaattttttttttttttgtcaggggTGGATTACTCCTTTATGAGCTAGCCAAAGGCCATGTCCCATTTCTAAAAGGACTCCCATTATCCTCTTGCGCTTGTCAGGCTCTGCTATTGAAGAGTTCATCATATTGACCACAGTACACACAGAAGTGCTGCTATCCCCTGAGATTTTCTTCTCGTCAATGGAAATCACTACAAGAATGTTTTGTATATAGTACATTGCAGCAAGCATGTTGTTTCCTGAGTTTGCTGAGAGCCAGGAAGTACCTGGGCATGCATCAGCTGCACTACATACATCAACAGATAAACCACAATTTTCCTTTACCAACTTTAGTGTGATATTTCTGAGATTTTTCCACTGATGGTCTGTCAGACTTGATCAACCAATGCCATAAAGTCTGAGGCTGTTGGGCTGTTAAGTGTTGCATTTTATACACAGGATTGTCAGGGCAATCCTGCATTTTCTACAGTCCAAGTAGGAGCAGGTGTGGTGCTTTTAGTGAGCTTGTGGAGACCGCCCTGATcaaggtgcagcagcaggccaGAGCAGGGAGTAGAGATTGTTGGGCTCTCCACAGGAGCCCATTCACAGCAGCAGATGGATTTCAGCATTGTTCTCCCTAATCTCCCCAGCGCAGCCTGCACGCCTGGCCCCTGGCATGTCTCAGCTTTCACAAGCCCCACTCACCTCCGCTGACTGACGCAAACGTATCCGTGGAAATGGGTCAGATGCTCGCACCCTGCATACGGCCCAGTCCATTAAGAGTCTGAGACGTGTTGCGCTTCATTTTACGGACAGTGCAAGTTTGCAGCGTAGATAGCTGCAGTTTTTCCACAAGCCCATTTGAGGCAATTAACTATCAACGGCTATTGATTATTTTCTGCGTTTTTGTTATTTGGTGTGGTTGAAATGGAGCAAGTGGCCAGCTTCAAAATGGATTTTcattcacactgacagcagggACTTAAtgtggaatctttttttttcaccccctcACCTTCAGAGAGGTGTCATCTGACATTAAGACCGTGTCCCTGTCATTAAGCATGGCTGCCCTTTGATTAGAAATGCATtctaaaatatttacacttgATAAATCCACCCACTAGGAGGGATCTTTCACTCCTTGCCAGAGGCATCATGCTGCCCGTTGCCATGGAAAGAGCAGAGCAATTAAACATATACAGCCTTGAGAAAATGCAGCTGAGATTTTCAGGCGTGATCCTATCGCAGCATTGTTTGCCTGGAATTGCTTTTATAGTggatgtcatttttcatttcacacatgcacacacatactgtgaaTGTTCTCTCCCACATGATCACGAAAAGCCCCCTCATTAATTGTCATGTTAAAATGTGCACGGGGCGATAAAATGTCTCCACTCTGTCGCTCGCATTGTTTTAAGCCCACAATAAATAAAGACCTAATGGTGATCATGTTGAGCGTACCGCATGCAATGgttaaaatgtagaaaaatatgtttcacCAGTGGACGAGTCGCAAGAGTCATCCAGTCCACATGCATGCGCTATTTCAGGGCTTGGGCTTTTTTTGAACAGTGTGGAAGGAGGTGGTTTTCCTTAAATTTGTCTTTAGTACGAAACCAAATTGGTATCGTGGACATGATTTGCTCCCCGGCATTAAAAATAAGAAGACGcttacaaaaaggaaataattgatacatattttgcagttttagcTTTGTTgtggaatttttaaaattaaattaaaactgattttatgATGAACTACGATAACACTGAGGTCTTAAATTAAAACTATGTATTGTATTGCCAAGTATGTGCAGCTTCAGTGTGAAGGAGGCACAGTGCTGAACAGGCTGAGGTAGGAGAGGGTGCTGCAGGGCCAGAATGCTGGCTCTGCAGATACTGGATGGCACTGCggtgctgtttttgctgtggtgtgtggaGCACTGTGTCACAGTTGTGGGTTTATACTCACTTTCATTAGTTTTCCACCTGTTGTTAAAAGGAACATCCTTTTGATTTAGCTTGactccattttgaaatgtaggttttgaaacaatgcaataaacacCATTGTAAAACATTGCAGATGCTGTATTTAAGCATCCCTTTTCCACTGAGCACATGGAACCAGCCTTAGACCAGTTTCTGTGGATACTTGTCCCAGGTTAGCtcagtatgttttgttttttttcccctctctcggGGGCTTGGGTGGGCTATGCATTGATGCGTGGTGTATTGATCACCCTAGTGGGTctcatgcatgtttttttatgagCAGCCAATTGTTACATTTATCTTAcagtcatttagctgacactcgtatccagagagacttacaatGTTGGAGAACATAAGTGCATTCAACTGATTAATGTGAGCCAGATTCTGTTATTTCTGCCCTGAATGTCAGGGTAAAAACTGAACCTCCACCACAGCGAGTCTTTCACAACAGGATGTGGTGACTGGCTTCGCAGGAACCTTTTCTCTTGTTGTATTTTCTGAAGTTGgcatgcagctgctgctgatctCACTGCAGAAGCTTTATCAGTTAAAGCAAGCAGTGGTTGTGTCCTTGCCTTCCGGATCTGCAGGTGCACGAACATGTGGGCATTTGGCCTCCTTGTTGCTGAGTGCAAATGTCTGTGTATTATAGCTGGCATCAAGTTCAACTCAAGATACaagtttttcatatttttcttcctttctttctcgcttccttttacttttatttctctctctctctctctctctctctctctctctctctctccacctgcaGAAAGGAGTTTGTAGAGGGCTGTAAGGCCATCAAAGCAGACAGTTTGGAGGGCATCTGCGCACGTTTCCCCTGCATGCTGCTGGAGGCCCAGGTGGAAGAAAAGTTCAAGGACCTGTATCGCTTCACCTTCCAGTTTGGCCTGGATTCAGAGGAGGGCCAGCGGTCACTGCACAGGGACATCGCCATCGCCTTGTGGCGCCTGGTGTTCACACAGGACACGCCCGCCATCCTGGAGTGCTGGCTGGACTTCCTGACTGAGAACCCGTCTGGGGTGAAGGGCATCTCGCGAGACACGTGGAACATGTTCCTCAATTTCACTCAGGTGATCGGGCCTGACCTCAGCAACTACAGCGAGGACGAGGCCTGGCCCAGCCTCTTTGACACCTTCGTGGAGTGGGAAATGGAGCgcaggaaaaaagaggaggagaggagatgtaCTGAGCcccccagcacagagacaccagagacagaagagggagaaggaggatCATAAAACAGGAGCGGCCACTGACTGAGCAGTTGGGGGTATCAGTGGAGGGACACAAACAGTAGATTCTGCATCTGTGAATCATTGGATGAAAATCAATAGTTATTGTTACCATTATTATTCgggatttgtgttttttttttttttttttttttcttttcttgatgATGAggtctggatgtgtgtgtgtgtgtgtgtgtgtgtgtgtatca
This genomic stretch from Megalops cyprinoides isolate fMegCyp1 chromosome 1, fMegCyp1.pri, whole genome shotgun sequence harbors:
- the dcun1d3 gene encoding DCN1-like protein 3; protein product: MGQCVTKCKNPSSSLGSKSGDKDPGSKSHHKKGGGGGGGGGGSKEEPGPVSGKASSDLLANGTKTMEVTAETPVIPALAAEARKDELMANGEEFSLLRIEELFSCYKDEQDDAILEEGMERFCNDLCVDPAEFRVLLLAWKFQAATMCKFTRKEFVEGCKAIKADSLEGICARFPCMLLEAQVEEKFKDLYRFTFQFGLDSEEGQRSLHRDIAIALWRLVFTQDTPAILECWLDFLTENPSGVKGISRDTWNMFLNFTQVIGPDLSNYSEDEAWPSLFDTFVEWEMERRKKEEERRCTEPPSTETPETEEGEGGS